TAATCTAGTATCAAGTTTAAAGCAGAATTTAAAAAGTGCGGGTACTACAAGTAAGGTAAGTAAAGTAGAGCTTATAAGTCCAAAAATAACAGCTATAGCCATAGGTGAATTTGCCTCATATCCTGCCCCTCTTGAAAGGGCTAGAGGTAGCATAGCAAAAATCATAGCAAATGTAGTCATCAAGATAGCTCTTAAGCGCGATTTTCCAGCTATTAAAAGAGCCTCGTCAGGATCTAAGCCTTCGTGGCATTTTTTATTGGCAACATCTACAAGTAAGATGGCGTTTTTACCTACCATTCCAAAAAGCAAGATAATGGCGATTAGAACAAAAAGTGAAAAATTATGTCCGCTTATAAAAAGCCCTATGGAAGTACCGCCAAAAGCCAAAGGCATGGTTATCATGATGATAAGAGGTAAAATAAAGCTTTCATACAGTGCAGCTAAAACAAGATAAATTAAAACAAAAGCCAAAATAACAGCTACTATAAAGCCCTGTACGGTTTCGTCTAAAAGATTGATAAAGCCGGAAAAAGTATAATTTAGGTTTGTATTTTCGCCTAAAATAGTATCTATATTGTCAAGCAAGAGTGTTTGAACAGCTCCTAAAGAAAGATCATTTACCCCTGCAGTGATTTTAACCGATCGATTTTTATTGTAGCGATTGATAGTTTTTAAATCCTCACTATAAGTAAAATCGATCACGCTTGCAAGATCTAAATTTAAACCCTTATTATTTTTAATACTGATACGCTTTAAAGCTTCTATATCTTTTTTAAATTGTGGAGCAAAACTTAAAATAATATCATCTTTTGAATTCCCTCTATCCATACTTCCTATGCTAAGTTGTGCAAAAGAATATCCTAAAATTCCAGCTATGTATTCAGGATCTACATCTAAGAGCTTTGCTTTTTCTCTATTGATATGTAGAGCCACTTCGGATTTTATCATATCAGCATTATCATTAATATCTACAATACGTGTATTGCTTGCAAGAATTTCTTTAGCGCGCGAGGCTGCTTCTTTTAAGCTTTTTAAATCCTCTCCTAAAACCAAGAATTGCACAGGATCATCAATACCCGCACCTTCTATTTTAGGCAGTTCTAGAATTTTGATTTTTAAATCCTCATCTTGGAATTTTTGCCGATATAAATTGACAATGGCATTTTGTCTTAGTTTTCTTTCTTCTAAGCCTTTTAACTTGATATAAATTTTAGCCTTTGTGCTATCTTTAGCATCATCATAAGCTAAAAGCAAAAAAGCATAAGCTATATTTTCTTCCATTTGAATTTTTTCAAGCAAATGAAGACTTTTTTCTTTCATGGCCTCTAAACTTAAATCTTTTTTACTTTCAAGTAAAACTTGAATTTCGCTATCATCTTCCATAGGTAAAAAATCAAGCCCTATACGCGTAGCCAAAGCAAAAGAAAGAGCTACAAAAATAAGAGTAGCTAGGATAAATTTGGCCTTGTTTTTCAAAATTTTATAAAGTAAATTTTCGTATTTTTGTTCCATTTTTTCAAAAAATGCTTCTGTTTTTTCATAAAATTTACTTTCTTTTGGATTTAAAAATCTAGCACTTAAACTTGGGATTAAAAATACTGAAACTAAAAAACTTATAACTATACCGCTTGCAACACTTATGCCCAAAGCATTAAAAAATAAACCCGGAATAGAATTCATATAAGAAATAGGTATAAAAACGCAAAGTAAAACTATACTGATACTTAAAACACTAAAGCCTATTTCGCTAATGCCTAAAAAAGCAGCTTGCAAAGGTGGATAAGTCTTTAATTTTTTAGCGATATTTTCGATTACAACTATGGCATCATCGATAAAAATTCCTATGCTTAAAGTAAGAGCGATAAAGGTTAAGCGGTTTAGATCATAGCCTAAAAGATCAATGATAAAAAAGGTTGAGATGATAGAAGTAGGTATAGCTATGCAAGCAATTAAAGTGGCACTTAAATTTCTTAAAAATAAAAATACAATTACAAGAGTAAGGAAAATTCCCAAAACCATATCAAAAATAACTTGAGAAAGGTGTTTGTGGATATTTAGGCTTTTATCATAAAGCACTTCTATACTTATATCATTAGAAATTTGTTTTTCTAAATTCGGCAAGGCGTTTTTGACATTTTGAATCATTTTAAGAGTATTAAAATTTGTGATTTTTCCTAACTCTAAAAGCACACCTTCTTGGTTTTTATAAATCGCACTTTGTTTTTCATCTTCATAGAGATTTGAGATATTGGCTATATCGCTTAAAAAAACTCCTGTTTTAATACGGAGATTTGCAAGTTCTTCTAAATTTGTAGCTTCAAAATAGCCTTTGATGATATAGTTATTTTGGTTATTGTTAAGCTCTCCTAAAGCTTGTTTAAAATTTTGATTTTTGATAATATTGGCAATTTCTAAGGCGTTAAGATTGTATTTTTCAAGTTCATTTGGTTTTAATTCTATACGAATTTGAGGCTCTAAAAAACCCTTAGCTTCGATTTTTCCTACCCCATCAATCCTTTGTAAAAAAGGCTTGATTTTATCATTGATTTCGCGCATAAGATTTAATTTATCTTTAGAATATACAAAAAGAGAAATAGCAGAACCTGAATCAGAGCTGATTTTCTCGATTTCAGGTTTGGTGGGTAGGCTTAGGGTGCCGATTTTATCACGCACATCATTAGCAGCCACTTCAAGATCTTTTCCTAGTTTAAACTCTACAACGCTTACGCTAAAATTATCATATGTCGCTGAGGTGATAGTTTTTACTCCATCAATTTCACTTAGGGTATTTTCTATCTCTTTGGTTATTTTAGATTCTACAAATTTTAAATCCCCATTAACTTTACTTGTGATTTTTATAAGCGGTATGGAAACATTAGGAAATAAATTTACACTCATACTTAAAGCAGAAATCATCCCAAAAAGCATCAAAGCTAAAAAGAACATTAGCATTGTAACAGGTCGATTTATAGCTAGTTTAAACATTTTTTAATCTCTAGTGATGATTCTACCTTCGCCAAATAGCCCAGGTGTTAAATTTTGTGTCTCTACTTCAGCATAAATTTTTCTTGTTTTAACTTCAATACTTGGATAAATAAGAGTGATTTTTCCTTTGTATTCTGTATTGCTTTGATCGATTTTGTATAAAAATTCATCACCTATTTTAACTCGATCTTTATATCTCTCATCAAAGCTTAAAACAAGCTTGCTTTGTGGGTATGAAAAAATTTCGATTAAGGGTTGGGCTACTCCGCCCACTCCTTCTCCAATTTGTATAAATTTATTTGAAACTATGGCATCATAGGGTGCGCGTAATTCTTTTTTTGCTAAGATATTTTTATAATATTCTACATTGATCTTTGCTTTGGTTAAATTAAGATTTGCTGCTTCAAATTTAGCTTTCATATCCTCATAGCTTTGTTTGTCTATCACATTTTCTACTGCATTAAATTTTTTCATCTTACTTTGAGTATTTTCAAATTCTATAAGAGCAAGTTTATAAGAATTTTGTGCATTTTGCAATGAAATTTTTTCACTTGTTTGCTCGAGGGAAAGCAAAAGCTCTCCTTTTTTAACCCTTTGTCCGATCTTTACAGGAATTTGTTCTACTAAACCCATACTTTCAAGGGCTAGTTTGCTTTGCTTGGCAGCTTCTACATTAAAACTTGCGTAAATTTCCTCACTAAAAGCTAAATTAAAAATAAATATTAAAAATACAATCACTTTCATTCTCTAACCTTTGAGTTAAGATCTATACCGGCATTAAAATAATAATTTGCCTTAGTAATTTCAAATTCATTATGGGCCAATTCCAAATCACTTTGCGCTTTAAATTTGGCTTCTAAGGCTTGTAAATATTCTACATAAGAAACAAGTCCTGCTTGGTATTTTTTATCCACGCTCTCAAAAGCTAAATTTGCGGCATTTAGACTCAAATTTAAAGTATAAATTTGTTGCTTTAAGACTTTTAAGCTTTGATCAATATAATTTAATTCTTCTTTGTTTTTACGCTCACTAAGTCTTGCATTGGCATTAGCGATTTGAACATTTAAGCGTTCTTTTTCTACTTCTTTGGCTCTTGCATTAAAGTCAAAAATTTTCCACTCTACGCCTAAGATAAATTGATTATTTTGAGAATATTTTTGTAAAAATCGATCAGCTACATTTTGATAATATACTGGAATTTCTGGACTGTAATTATTTTTATAAAAGCCAAAATTATCTTGGATATAAAATTTAGGAAAATATTCAGCTTTAGCTAAATTTACGCTTTCTTTGGCTAGATTGATTTGCTCTTTTGCTATTAACACTTCATAACTTTGACTTTTTTCTTGATCGGGGTTTTCTAAAAAAGCATTACCACTAGGAGTAAAATTTGTATTGCTAAGAATTCTAATTTCTTTTTGTATACTAGTGAGTTTTAATTCATTTTGGCTTAATTCTAACAAACTTAAATGATATTTAGCTTTAATGCTTTCAAGTTCATCTTTAGGGCTTAGTCCTGCATCATGAAATTTTTGTAATCTTTCAAAAGTAGATCTTAAAAATTCAACCTTTTGTTTATTGGCTAGTAAAATTTTTTCAAGACTTAGGGTATTAAAATAAAGTGTTATAGCACTTAGAGCAAGATAATTTTTACTTTGTTCTTTATCTAAAAGACTTAGTTTTTCTTTGCTTTCTAAGGCTCTTAAATTCGCTTCTCTAGCACCTCCATCATAAAGCAAAAGATTAAGAGAAAGCTTGGCAAATAAACTTTCTTTAGGATTGATGATAAAATAATCTTTATTGTTTGCTATATAGGCTGAGTTTAGACTAAGGCTAGGTAAATAATTTCTAAAAGTTTGACTTCTTGATAAACTTGCTTGCTCGCTTTGCATTTGTTTAATGAGATATTGTTCATTGGTTTGACTTAGTGCTATAAATTCGCGCAGATTTGAAGCAGACAATGATAAGGGTAAAAAAACCAAAATTATAGCTTTGTGGATAAGAGTTAAATATTTTTTAAACATTTAATATTTTAATATGCTTTATATAAATTTCAATTGAAGTTTTTTCAAAATAAAAATTTATTTGTTTTAAACAGAAAATTTGCTAAAATCCTTATCAAAAATTTAAAAAAACATTTAGGATGATTATTTTGTCGGTAAAAAATATTAGAAATTTTTCCATTATAGCACATATTGATCATGGAAAATCAACGCTTGCAGATAGGATTATAAGTGAATGTGGAGCTATTAGCGATAGGCAAATGAGCTCACAAGTTATGGATACTATGGATATAGAAAAAGAACGCGGTATCACTATAAAAGCACAATCTGTGAGATTAAATTATAAATTTAATAATGAAAATTTTATTTTAAATCTTATAGACACTCCAGGCCATGTGGATTTTTCTTACGAAGTCAGTCGTTCTTTGGCAAGTTGTGAAGGAGCTTTGCTAGTAGTAGATGCAAGCCAAGGGGTTGAAGCTCAAACCATAGCTAATGTTTATATAGCTCTTGAAAACAATCTTGAAATTATTCCAGTGATTAATAAAATCGATTTGCCTAATGCAGATGTTGAAAAAGTAAAACACGAAATCGAGCATATTATAGGAATTGACTGCAAGGAAGCAATTTGCGTGAGCGCTAAAACAGGTGTGGGCATTAAAGAACTTATAGAGACTATTATCACTAAAATTCCGGCGCCCAAAACAGATGATGAAGCACCTACTAAAGCTTTGATTTATGATTCATGGTTTGACAATTATCTAGGAGCTTTGGCTTTGGTTAGAATTTATGAAGGAAGCATTACTAAAAATGATGAAGTTTTGGTAATGAGTACAGAAAAAAAACATATAGTTCAAGATCTTTTTTATCCTCATCCTTTAAGCCCTATTAAAACCCAATCTTTACAATCAGGTGAAGTAGGTGTTGTAGTGCTTGGGCTTAAAACCGTAGGCGATGTGCAAGTAGGTGATACTATAACCTTAGTAAAAAATAAAGCCAAAGAAGCCATAGGGGGATTTGAAAAGGCTAAGGCTTTTGTATTTGCGGGACTTTATCCTATAGAAACAGATAAATTTGAAGATTTAAGAGATGCTTTGGATAAATTAAAACTCAATGATAGCTCCATCACTTATGAGCCCGAAACTTCTTTGGCTTTAGGTTTTGGTTTTAGGGTAGGATTTTTAGGGCTTTTACACATGGAAGTGATTAAAGAAAGACTTGAAAGAGAATTTAATCTTGATTTAATCGCCACAGCACCAACTGTAACTTATGAGATTTATCAAACTGATGGAGAGCTTATAAAAATTCAAAATCCAAGCGAATTACCTCCGGTTAATAAGATTGATCATATCAAAGAACCTTATGTAAAAGCTACTATAATCACTCCTAGTGAATTTTTAGGAAATTTAATCACTCTTTTAAATCGAAAAAGGGGAGTGCAGGTTAAGATGGATTATATCACTCCTGAGCGCGTTTTATTAGAATATGATGTACCTTTAAATGAGATTGTGATGGATTTTTATGATAAATTAAAGTCTTTGACAAAAGGATATGCGAGCTTTGATTATGAGCCTATTGAATTTCGTGTAGGGGATTTGGTAAAACTTGATATTAAAGTAGCGGGTGAAAATGTCGATGCTTTAAGTATTATCGTGCCAAATGAAAAAGCACAAAGCAAGGGAAGAGAATTGGTGAGTGCTATGAAGGAAATAGTTCCTAGACAGCTTTTTGAAGTGGCTATTCAAGCAAGCATAGGCAATAAAATCATCGCAAGAGAAACGGTTAAGTCTATGGGTAAAAATGTAACCGCAAAATGCTATGGTGGGGATATTACTAGAAAAAGAAAGCTTTTGGAAAAACAAAAAGAGGGTAAAAAAAGAATGAAGGCTATAGGTAAGGTAAATTTGCCTCAAGAGGCATTTTTAAGTGTGCTTAAGATTGATTAATCAAATTTGAAATATCTCTTGAAATTTACTTATATTTTTAATACAATTTTGAAAAATATTTTTCAAAATATTTTTTAAGGAGAAAAGATGAATAAGAAAATTTTATTTTTTATAGCATTGGCTTTATTTTTAAATGCTTGTGCGAGCAAACAAAATACTTTTACTCAAGTAAATCAACTCTCTAAAGCTTCTGAGTGTGTTCCTTGCGAGAGTTCTAGTGGTTTTGAAGCAAAAATTAAAGGCCTTTTATATGTTAGCGATATTGGGATACAATGTTGTGCAAATAAAAGAACTTTAGATACAGGCGTAGCTTTAAAAAAAGTTTATTTGCATAGATTTTATGATTTAAAAGAAGAACAAAAAGTACTTAATGCCAATGGACAAAAATTATTTGTAAATCTTGATTTTAATGCTGTTTTCTATGTTTATTTAAAACAAGAGCTTGAAGCAAGAGGTATTATCGTCCTTGATGATAATAAAGCCAATTCTCCCTATGTAACTAAAATTGATCTTGCTTTTATTGGCTATAGTGCAAAACAAGATAGTTTGGGGCTGCATTCAAGACTTGTTGGAGTATTAAGCTTAAATGATATCAATAGAAATAAAAAATTCACCTTGCGTACTAAACAAGATGTTCAAGGTTTTGAAAATTTAAAAGATATCAGTTTTTACACACATTTACTTATTAAACAGATGGCAAATAAAGCAGCGAGTATAATCTCAGAGCTTTGAAATGTTTAAATTGCGGAGTTTTTACTCTGCTTTGTTTTTGTCATCATTGCGCTGAAGAATTATCGGAATTTTCTTTAGGCGTAAGAGAACTTGAAAAAGATTTTAAAGTTTACTCTTTTTATAAATATCACGAGATTAAACATCTTTTGCACGCTAAACATAAATTTTATGGTTATTTTGTATTTCATTTCTTGGCAAAATTAAGTTTTTTTAAATTTAAAAATTTTTTTTCTGTAAATGAGCAAATTAATGTTATTCCTTTAGATGATAGAGTTGAAAATTTGCTTTATTCTCATTCGGCCATCTTAGCAAAATATTTAAAGACAGAATCTATTAAGCCTGTATTTGGTGCCTTACATGCACAAAATCATCTAAAATATTCTGGAAAAAGTTTAAAATTTAGACAAGATAATAAAAGAAATTTCAAA
The window above is part of the Campylobacter coli genome. Proteins encoded here:
- the lepA gene encoding translation elongation factor 4 yields the protein MSVKNIRNFSIIAHIDHGKSTLADRIISECGAISDRQMSSQVMDTMDIEKERGITIKAQSVRLNYKFNNENFILNLIDTPGHVDFSYEVSRSLASCEGALLVVDASQGVEAQTIANVYIALENNLEIIPVINKIDLPNADVEKVKHEIEHIIGIDCKEAICVSAKTGVGIKELIETIITKIPAPKTDDEAPTKALIYDSWFDNYLGALALVRIYEGSITKNDEVLVMSTEKKHIVQDLFYPHPLSPIKTQSLQSGEVGVVVLGLKTVGDVQVGDTITLVKNKAKEAIGGFEKAKAFVFAGLYPIETDKFEDLRDALDKLKLNDSSITYEPETSLALGFGFRVGFLGLLHMEVIKERLEREFNLDLIATAPTVTYEIYQTDGELIKIQNPSELPPVNKIDHIKEPYVKATIITPSEFLGNLITLLNRKRGVQVKMDYITPERVLLEYDVPLNEIVMDFYDKLKSLTKGYASFDYEPIEFRVGDLVKLDIKVAGENVDALSIIVPNEKAQSKGRELVSAMKEIVPRQLFEVAIQASIGNKIIARETVKSMGKNVTAKCYGGDITRKRKLLEKQKEGKKRMKAIGKVNLPQEAFLSVLKID
- the mapA gene encoding outer membrane lipoprotein MapA, with translation MNKKILFFIALALFLNACASKQNTFTQVNQLSKASECVPCESSSGFEAKIKGLLYVSDIGIQCCANKRTLDTGVALKKVYLHRFYDLKEEQKVLNANGQKLFVNLDFNAVFYVYLKQELEARGIIVLDDNKANSPYVTKIDLAFIGYSAKQDSLGLHSRLVGVLSLNDINRNKKFTLRTKQDVQGFENLKDISFYTHLLIKQMANKAASIISEL
- the cmeD gene encoding multidrug efflux RND transporter outer membrane subunit CmeD, translating into MFKKYLTLIHKAIILVFLPLSLSASNLREFIALSQTNEQYLIKQMQSEQASLSRSQTFRNYLPSLSLNSAYIANNKDYFIINPKESLFAKLSLNLLLYDGGAREANLRALESKEKLSLLDKEQSKNYLALSAITLYFNTLSLEKILLANKQKVEFLRSTFERLQKFHDAGLSPKDELESIKAKYHLSLLELSQNELKLTSIQKEIRILSNTNFTPSGNAFLENPDQEKSQSYEVLIAKEQINLAKESVNLAKAEYFPKFYIQDNFGFYKNNYSPEIPVYYQNVADRFLQKYSQNNQFILGVEWKIFDFNARAKEVEKERLNVQIANANARLSERKNKEELNYIDQSLKVLKQQIYTLNLSLNAANLAFESVDKKYQAGLVSYVEYLQALEAKFKAQSDLELAHNEFEITKANYYFNAGIDLNSKVRE
- a CDS encoding phosphoribosyltransferase family protein: MKCLNCGVFTLLCFCHHCAEELSEFSLGVRELEKDFKVYSFYKYHEIKHLLHAKHKFYGYFVFHFLAKLSFFKFKNFFSVNEQINVIPLDDRVENLLYSHSAILAKYLKTESIKPVFGALHAQNHLKYSGKSLKFRQDNKRNFKLLKKINNPVILVDDIVSSGSSLLEAKQFLEKNKISVLFAVVLADAKV
- a CDS encoding efflux RND transporter permease subunit; protein product: MFKLAINRPVTMLMFFLALMLFGMISALSMSVNLFPNVSIPLIKITSKVNGDLKFVESKITKEIENTLSEIDGVKTITSATYDNFSVSVVEFKLGKDLEVAANDVRDKIGTLSLPTKPEIEKISSDSGSAISLFVYSKDKLNLMREINDKIKPFLQRIDGVGKIEAKGFLEPQIRIELKPNELEKYNLNALEIANIIKNQNFKQALGELNNNQNNYIIKGYFEATNLEELANLRIKTGVFLSDIANISNLYEDEKQSAIYKNQEGVLLELGKITNFNTLKMIQNVKNALPNLEKQISNDISIEVLYDKSLNIHKHLSQVIFDMVLGIFLTLVIVFLFLRNLSATLIACIAIPTSIISTFFIIDLLGYDLNRLTFIALTLSIGIFIDDAIVVIENIAKKLKTYPPLQAAFLGISEIGFSVLSISIVLLCVFIPISYMNSIPGLFFNALGISVASGIVISFLVSVFLIPSLSARFLNPKESKFYEKTEAFFEKMEQKYENLLYKILKNKAKFILATLIFVALSFALATRIGLDFLPMEDDSEIQVLLESKKDLSLEAMKEKSLHLLEKIQMEENIAYAFLLLAYDDAKDSTKAKIYIKLKGLEERKLRQNAIVNLYRQKFQDEDLKIKILELPKIEGAGIDDPVQFLVLGEDLKSLKEAASRAKEILASNTRIVDINDNADMIKSEVALHINREKAKLLDVDPEYIAGILGYSFAQLSIGSMDRGNSKDDIILSFAPQFKKDIEALKRISIKNNKGLNLDLASVIDFTYSEDLKTINRYNKNRSVKITAGVNDLSLGAVQTLLLDNIDTILGENTNLNYTFSGFINLLDETVQGFIVAVILAFVLIYLVLAALYESFILPLIIMITMPLAFGGTSIGLFISGHNFSLFVLIAIILLFGMVGKNAILLVDVANKKCHEGLDPDEALLIAGKSRLRAILMTTFAMIFAMLPLALSRGAGYEANSPMAIAVIFGLISSTLLTLLVVPALFKFCFKLDTRLRKIYEREKIN
- a CDS encoding efflux RND transporter periplasmic adaptor subunit; this translates as MKVIVFLIFIFNLAFSEEIYASFNVEAAKQSKLALESMGLVEQIPVKIGQRVKKGELLLSLEQTSEKISLQNAQNSYKLALIEFENTQSKMKKFNAVENVIDKQSYEDMKAKFEAANLNLTKAKINVEYYKNILAKKELRAPYDAIVSNKFIQIGEGVGGVAQPLIEIFSYPQSKLVLSFDERYKDRVKIGDEFLYKIDQSNTEYKGKITLIYPSIEVKTRKIYAEVETQNLTPGLFGEGRIITRD